The stretch of DNA CCTGGCCTGCCCGGCACGCGCACCCTCACCGGGGCAGCGACCTCACCCCTCGACCGGTACCGATCGCGATGACCCGCCCGCCCGCACCCTGGCGCACCGACCCCGACCGCGGATCGGTGACAGTCTTCTTCGCCATCACCGCCGTCGGACTGCTCCTGCTGCTGGGACTCGTCGCCGACGGCGGGGCCAAGCTCCGCGCCACCCAGCAGGCCACCGCCGTCGCCGCCGAAGCCGCACGCGCAGGCGGACAAGCCCTCGACACCGCCGCCGCCACGGCCGGAACCATCGGCCACGTCGACCGCACCCAAGCACTCCAAGCCGCCCAGCACTACCTGACCGAGGCAGGCGCCACCGGCACCGTCGCCGTCTCCGCCGACCGCACCCGACTCACCGTCACCGTCACCCGCACCGCCCCCACAGCCTTCCTGTCCCTGATCGGCATCGACCAGCTGACCGTCACCGGCCACGCCCAAGCCGTCCTCGTCGGCTCCATCACCGGAGGTGGCACATGACCACAACCCACACCCGCCACAACGGCGCCGACCTGGCCCGCGGCCTCGGCGCGACCCTCGCCCTGCTCGGCTTCGTCGCCGGCGTCCCGGCCGCCCTCGTCGCCCTCGCGCCCGTCTACCTGCCCAACCAGGTGCCCACCTGGGGGCAGCTGTGGGACCGAGTCATGACACCGGACGACGGGTCCCTCCTCCTGGCCGTCCTCGGCGCCATCGCCTGGATCGCCTGGGCCGCGTTCACCGGCTCGGTCCTCGTCGAGCTCACCGCCTCCGCGCGACGCGTGCACGCGCCGCGGATCCCGCTGCTCGGTGGCCTCCAGCGCACCGCCGCGCGCCTGATCGCCACGGCGGGCCTTCTGGTCGCCACAGCGAGCGCCATCACCACGCCAGCGAGCCCCGCCGCCGCCAGCGCGCTGGTCGCCACCCTCACGCCGGATGCGGCAAGAGACACCGCGGCGGTTGCTTCGCCGGCGGCACCCACGACGACGCCCACGTCAGCCGCCGCGGAACCGGCCACAGCGCTGCCGTCAATCACCGTCCACCGCGGCGACACCCTGTGGGACCTCGCTGAGCGCCACCTCGGCGACCCACTGCGGTACACCGAGATCCGCGACCTGAACACCGGCCGGACCCAACCCGACGGTGCGCAGCTACGCGACGCGGACTTCATCCAACCGGGCTGGACTCTCCTGCTCCCCGCCGACGCCACGGCCCTCCCGCCCGCGGTGCGTACCGTCGCCTCCACTGGCGAGGGTCCGTCCGTGATCGTGGAGCCGGGAGACACCCTCTGGAACATCGCGACAGAGCACCTGGGCGACGGCCACCGCTACCCCGAGATCGCCACCCTCAACGCCGGGATCACCCAGGCCGACGGAAGTCACCTCTCCAACCCGGACGTGCTGCGACCGGGCTGGGTCCTCCGTCTCCCGACCACTGCGCCAGTACCCGGAGTCCCGCAGCAGCAGCCGAAAGCCCAGTCGGCGGTAGGGCCAGACCTTCCCCAAACACCGGCGCCGTCGCCCGCACCGACCCCCAAGGTCGCCCCGACACTCACCGCGACGTCCGCACCGGCGGCCATCACGACGAACCGCGACGTGCAGGAGGCTGCAACCGGCACGTCAATCGCCCCCGCGCACGAGGACGAGCGCCAAGCGGCGAGCGCCTGGTACCTCGGCCTGGCTGCACTCGGCGCCGCCGGCATCGTCGGCGAGATCGCCCGCCGCCGACACCTGCAACAACGAGCCCGACGCGTGGGGGAGACCATCCCCATGCCCGAGCCCACCTCGCTCGCGGCGTCCGCCGAACGCACGCTGCGCACCGCCGCCACCCCGGTGAGCATCGACGCGATCCGTACCACCCTGCACAACCTCGCCTGCCGCAGCTTCAACGCCGGCCGCGAGCTCCCGCGGGTGGCAGTGCTGCTCCTCGACGAGCACAACCTGACCCTGGTGCTCCTGCAGGACATGCCCGAGGCGGTAGCCCCGTTCACCGCGACGACGCCGCGCACCTGGGTCGCACCGACCGCCGATGTGGCCGCCGAGGAAGCCATCGACGACCCCGCACAGGGCACCCCGTACCCGCTGCTCGTCACCCTCGGCCACACCGAGGATGCGACCCTCATCCTCAACCTCGAGGCAGCCGGAACGCTGACCGTCACCGGCGACGACACCACCGCCGACGAGGCGCTGCGCGCACTGGTCATGGAGGCTGCCACCTCCGACCTGGCCAGCCAGCTCGCCATCCACACCGACGACACCTTCACCGACCTGACTGACGCCTTCGAGGACTTCCGGCTGCGCACCACCGACGAACGCGACGACCGCACCAGATGGGCCGAATCGGTCTCCGGCCTGCTCGCCAAACGGAGCCTCGCCGACGTCCTGCAGGCACGCGCACGCCGCGAACTCGACGACGTCTGGCTGCCGATCGCCTTCATCGAAGCCAGCCTGACCGCGCCCCCGAGCCCACCCTGGAGCGGCGTGGTCACCCTGACCCGCCAGGAGGTAGACGGTGCCTGGACCATCCGAGTCAACCGCGCGGGAAGCGCCAAACTCGAGCCGTTCGACATCGCCTTCCAAACCCAGCGGCTGAGTCCGGAACAGGCCGACCACCTACGAGCGCTGCTCATCACCTCCCTGCCACCCGAACCACAGTCCGAGGACGCGGCTCGAGCGACCAGCGCGCAAGAGGACGCCGCGGCTCTACGTGCAGCCCATCCCGTCATCTACGAGCCCGACCTCGCGGCCGCGGGGATCAAGCTCAACCTCCTAGGCCCGATCCAGGTGGAGGGCATCGGTGGGCGGCCGCTCAGCCCGCGGACCGTCGAACTGCTGGTGTACCTCGCCCTGCACGGCCCCGCTACCGGCCCGGACCTCGACGAGATGATCTGGAACGGCGAACGAGGGAACGCGAACACACGCAACGTGTTCATCCGACGCGCCCGAGAGCGCCTCGGCGGAGCCGTACTGCCGCCGGTCGGCGTTGACGGATTGTTCCGTCTCGGCGAGAACATCGACACCGACTGGCGGAACTTCCGGCACCGACTTGCGCATGCTGCGACGTTCGGCGGCCACGACCAGGTGGAGGAGCTCGCCGCTGCGATGGCGCTTGTACGGGACCGTCCCTTCCGAGGGATCGCACCGACAGCGTACGTATGGGCGGAGCACGACATCCAGACAATGGTCAGCGCCATCGCCGACACAGCGGGGCTCCTAGCCCGCATTCACCACGAAGAAGGCCGACACCGCGATGCCATCAGCGTGGCGACCCTAGGCCTGTTGGTCGAGCCCAGCTCCGAGGAGTTGCAGGCGATCGCGATCAACGCCACCCTGTCGCACTCAGGGCCACAGGAGGCCCAGAGGCTCCGACTCCGATACTCCGAGCTCATGCTGAGGCTTGATCCCGAACTCGCCTAGCCCGGCGGAGCGCGCGACGAACCCGCGCGGGGCACAACGTCGGAGTTGGTGTGCGACTCGTGGCGGAGAGGTTCTGTCGGTGCCAGGGGTCACACTGTCAGTGTGACCGTGGTAGTCGTTGAGCTCGCTGGCCGATCCAGATGCAGCGGTGCAGGACCGCACTTGACCCGGCTAATCAACGGCACAGTCGGAGACCATGAGCCATGGCCGCTGGTCAGCAGGAGCGCCTGCGACTTGGAGCTAGTGCGCGTGGATGAGGATCGGTTCTGTCCGCGCACCGAGCGCGCGGTCCTCCGTTGAAGCCCGCCGCGCGCGCTCGGATGACGCCTGAGTTGCGAGAGATCTTCCGTGCCGCCGCCGCGATGACAGAAAACGGTGAAGAGCCCCACAAGCACCATCTCGTTCCACGATTTTACCTGGAACGTTGGGCGGATCACGGGAAGGTTCTAGTCACTGAACTCGGGCCTCCGAAGAAGAGCTTCTTGCTCAAGCCGCTCAACGCGCTGTACGAGACCGATTACTATCGCGTGACTCCAGGTGCCTTTGAAGGCGGCTCCCCAGTAGTATGGGAAGCATGGCTTCAGAAGATCGAGAGCCAGGCCGCAGTCATTTTCGCAACCATCGATGACAAGGGTCTTGAATCGCTCACTGAGGCTGAGCTCGGTCTCCTGACCTATTTCATCGGCGTCCAAGCCACCCGCTCTCGCAGTTTCCGGTACCAGAGTCGTTGGTGGATGGGTCCGGGCTATTTCGCAGCGTTTGAGTTGGGCAAACCCGGGGCGCTAGAAGCTCACCTTGAGCGGGCCGGCGAAATCGCCACGCCAACGAGGCTTGCCGAATTGCGCGCCTACTTTGATGCGGTCTGCTCGGATCCGTGGCAGGTTCCGATGTCTCCCGAACTGGACCTGAAGATGGCAATGGACGGCGCGCGAGTGGTGGCCGAAAGCCTCCGCAAGAGGCGCTTCGTAATGTATCGCACTGCCAAACCACTGGTAACTTGTGATGAGCCGGTCGTCATCTTGTACGAGTCGATGGCAGTCGATCATCCCTCTTATGGCGGGTACGACCGCGCACCAATTGTTGTACTCCCCTTTGGCCCTCATCAGGTTCTCGCTATGTTTCACCCCGGGATGCCGGTGCTGCACGATCCTGGCCGAGAAATTCGATGGGACGAGACGCTTGAGCTCAATCGCGCGATAGCGGGCAATGCGCATCGCAGCCTCGTCGAACTGTCAGACGGAAGGCTGGGGCGGAACCTCTACATCCCTGATCCGAAGCCACCTGCTCGCCTCGTGACCCTTGAGTCATCCAAATCCGAAGCGGGCGAGATTCTCTGGATGCCGTCGCAGCGCAGGTGGAGTGGTGAGCCTGATGCGCCAGTTCGTCCGGTCGCGTCATGGTGGCCGGCCTAGAAATATCCCGTTCCGGTTCCGGTCCCGGTTCGGTTCGGGATGCGGTCTCGGCGACCGTTGTCGGGCCTTCGCAATGCCTATTATCCGCAGACTCCGACTCAGTGGGCGTCCAGACGAGACCGCGAAGGAATTGCGAAGTAGACCGGGCTGGTGTATCTGGAGAGCGCCCACCCATTCACTTCGGCAACGCGACTCCAAGTCAGGGCTCTCTGACGAGCCGAGACGTGCCGGGATGTCGACTGTGAC from Cellulomonas sp. NTE-D12 encodes:
- a CDS encoding LysM peptidoglycan-binding domain-containing protein, with translation MTTTHTRHNGADLARGLGATLALLGFVAGVPAALVALAPVYLPNQVPTWGQLWDRVMTPDDGSLLLAVLGAIAWIAWAAFTGSVLVELTASARRVHAPRIPLLGGLQRTAARLIATAGLLVATASAITTPASPAAASALVATLTPDAARDTAAVASPAAPTTTPTSAAAEPATALPSITVHRGDTLWDLAERHLGDPLRYTEIRDLNTGRTQPDGAQLRDADFIQPGWTLLLPADATALPPAVRTVASTGEGPSVIVEPGDTLWNIATEHLGDGHRYPEIATLNAGITQADGSHLSNPDVLRPGWVLRLPTTAPVPGVPQQQPKAQSAVGPDLPQTPAPSPAPTPKVAPTLTATSAPAAITTNRDVQEAATGTSIAPAHEDERQAASAWYLGLAALGAAGIVGEIARRRHLQQRARRVGETIPMPEPTSLAASAERTLRTAATPVSIDAIRTTLHNLACRSFNAGRELPRVAVLLLDEHNLTLVLLQDMPEAVAPFTATTPRTWVAPTADVAAEEAIDDPAQGTPYPLLVTLGHTEDATLILNLEAAGTLTVTGDDTTADEALRALVMEAATSDLASQLAIHTDDTFTDLTDAFEDFRLRTTDERDDRTRWAESVSGLLAKRSLADVLQARARRELDDVWLPIAFIEASLTAPPSPPWSGVVTLTRQEVDGAWTIRVNRAGSAKLEPFDIAFQTQRLSPEQADHLRALLITSLPPEPQSEDAARATSAQEDAAALRAAHPVIYEPDLAAAGIKLNLLGPIQVEGIGGRPLSPRTVELLVYLALHGPATGPDLDEMIWNGERGNANTRNVFIRRARERLGGAVLPPVGVDGLFRLGENIDTDWRNFRHRLAHAATFGGHDQVEELAAAMALVRDRPFRGIAPTAYVWAEHDIQTMVSAIADTAGLLARIHHEEGRHRDAISVATLGLLVEPSSEELQAIAINATLSHSGPQEAQRLRLRYSELMLRLDPELA
- a CDS encoding DUF4238 domain-containing protein encodes the protein MKPAARARMTPELREIFRAAAAMTENGEEPHKHHLVPRFYLERWADHGKVLVTELGPPKKSFLLKPLNALYETDYYRVTPGAFEGGSPVVWEAWLQKIESQAAVIFATIDDKGLESLTEAELGLLTYFIGVQATRSRSFRYQSRWWMGPGYFAAFELGKPGALEAHLERAGEIATPTRLAELRAYFDAVCSDPWQVPMSPELDLKMAMDGARVVAESLRKRRFVMYRTAKPLVTCDEPVVILYESMAVDHPSYGGYDRAPIVVLPFGPHQVLAMFHPGMPVLHDPGREIRWDETLELNRAIAGNAHRSLVELSDGRLGRNLYIPDPKPPARLVTLESSKSEAGEILWMPSQRRWSGEPDAPVRPVASWWPA